A region of Malaciobacter marinus DNA encodes the following proteins:
- a CDS encoding TorD/DmsD family molecular chaperone: MKNEELNKARAIYYGLFCSLFSFINEKNEYENIVNTIEFLSSNPIDEYSEKSFFNMKEFLKTKGIEGLKEESNDLFFSPSTTFIPVTASYYCEDRDDGEKRVQMTNLVLKSKFRKDNGNFKEAEDHICFILNFIQKLIEEDFSQDKNELIYEIYIQVLNEIIDSFIEKIYNHESSIFYKDVAVVLKVFIELERALLNIAKTDSIKHRKQQELFHQKKKGFTKRAKRNFDEVTSL; the protein is encoded by the coding sequence ATGAAAAATGAAGAATTAAATAAAGCAAGAGCAATCTATTATGGATTGTTCTGCTCACTATTTTCATTTATAAATGAAAAAAATGAGTATGAAAATATTGTAAATACAATTGAATTTTTAAGTTCAAATCCAATTGATGAGTATAGCGAAAAATCTTTTTTTAATATGAAAGAGTTTTTAAAAACAAAAGGAATTGAGGGATTAAAAGAAGAGAGCAATGATTTGTTTTTTAGCCCAAGTACAACTTTTATTCCTGTTACTGCTTCATATTATTGTGAAGATAGAGATGATGGAGAAAAAAGAGTACAGATGACAAATCTTGTACTAAAATCAAAGTTTAGAAAAGATAATGGCAATTTTAAAGAAGCCGAAGATCATATCTGTTTTATATTAAATTTTATTCAAAAATTAATTGAAGAGGATTTTTCTCAAGATAAAAATGAATTGATTTATGAAATTTATATACAAGTATTAAATGAAATTATAGATAGTTTTATTGAAAAAATATATAACCATGAATCAAGTATATTTTATAAAGATGTAGCTGTGGTTTTAAAAGTTTTTATAGAACTTGAAAGAGCACTTTTAAATATAGCAAAAACTGATTCAATTAAACATAGAAAACAACAAGAATTATTTCATCAAAAGAAAAAAGGTTTCACAAAAAGAGCTAAAAGAAACTTTGATGAAGTTACAAGTTTATAA